The Takifugu flavidus isolate HTHZ2018 chromosome 17, ASM371156v2, whole genome shotgun sequence genome contains a region encoding:
- the zfhx2 gene encoding zinc finger homeobox protein 4 isoform X2: MPDWQPTIRGEESGETASSESNGVSEWLCPLCQKRQTCRSSLSLHLTQQHSVLPSCVDKLLDIAVLKRAASGEDKGVQMSADAELSQPKNPEDLFSEPCQLSHGSEVVPAFGEKEMEEETVMERERDDTEQDDGGTHLTGAKRQNPSEKAETPDACENLLGENGVSPDSNTQSFMCNACLETFPNKTALSVHYNSASHIHRMATGSAKQGAENDPPTPAVPVLSRPYISNKPYQCAICRVSYNHAITLESHMKSVLHQSRCRNAGIVAQSATSAAGCLGGGSTTTQNTVVSTSAIGTSQLDTTTTCATSGTLMVAASKGGEQVQSSQVSPSLLASPVASAQAMSAFLTLLTSSPNTLSHSLLPSLFATSAASGAAVPQLMPQPQMLMPLILNGLQAQTQQHLESPQGQLLTQCVPFVGLSTAQQALLTQRLCSLQSQWPSSGVPAIIQPSPEEQKQNAKLEAEQKTVEGKDEKASDQIKRGDEPSAEDVKAEMPKQNGGKEMNECPNTEGKLKVENDADDGMEHKDGDGVAGRLDVENAKTSSQCLSPVSTERGLRNKTHSPTTSLPSNSSLSPVHLNLTLSPDSTPQKSQSGTSPCESLGTPKYSPKSNPFTNHQTRSWCVTLENLRSDLPALSVFQSEVLWAFFESRSEADAASPPREDCEALGREVGLSEEEVRKWLRQARFSKQRKRAADSDHLQGATGFTRHSQSSDNEYDDEEHSLIIAEGEDDAEASGSQAIDLSSTRAKHKRKDLAKGAQGDSCLTSDSENEVYTSVIVTDEESQNGSVRECPESPAKSDAQAEVQVDKGSAGGKVLRSTTVFLSDAEDEYEEDEGERSKRKKRKRELENDEVEVKKERQHPDVDLELEAQGDPPGSVLHVLNHPELPPGALHPLPLSITPFSTQFISPYVLSLTPAVDGSKVPVFPNPPTITRFSDALLSHSISSLHQPQYLSNGDDCESALDLSMGKNNSKSASSSSLADKIAAQKGQLLDGLGLRPTSKGLVVVQVKPESPISLTSSKSTLNLMGCNNVTKSNIYTKTPEKMCSALLERERVKEREKEQEQQQRKSKGKRYRDMRRSRTIIQAEQLDILYGCYFKDANPGKHEFEQISEWVNLPKKVVQIWFQNMRARERKGEVRFISDGMLAAVGKPLIKFTWPLSKPIFSNKPPPNNPGSVTATPIVRTLLKIEKEPVNETVKSPVVKKATPVPIKPKEVLYPTTASSVSGSTSVVPKSKVETASTVPAVKVTPKVNTSVPVAAPKDPAPVAPRSDPKQKPEEESEEEETDDEKDDTEMGPGPGTTNRMVPKLPTTPINNRPAATAGMPQKQNGLNYWAPKVPIKINTLSREQLALPAHITLTSRTIVPPPTPSIAPVSPNTPNSAKVSSPSTPVVSKSSPTESSFLSHSSSRRPRTHLSCLQLSILQSCYETCAHPNAMECEAIGTELNLPLKVVQIWFQNTRAKEKRWRLQQEKMSPLSGGQVDMSSGGYLQYNALKANRPILPKPVQLTVTESPASPIPGQSVTKETLTGHCNACNVSFESRAAARAHVFSPRHLATLRTTNFGQPPTLTNKNGAGNGGPGSSVAGSKGPHSTPLNSSAAGSGGETVSDLPAPTATSKS, from the exons ATGCCCGATTGGCAGCCCACAATCAGAGGG GAGGAGTCTGGAGAGACAGCGAGCAGTGAAAGCAATGGAGTGTCAGAGTGGTTGTGTCCTCTGTGCCAAAAACGACAAACGTGCAggtcttctctctctttacatTTGACTCAGCAACACAGCGTTCTCCCCTCCTGCGTCGACAAACTGCTGGACATC GCTGTTCTAAAACGAGCTGCCAGTGGAGAAGACAAAGGTGTTCAAATGTCTGCAG atGCTGAACTGTCACAACCGAAGAACCCTGAAGACCTTTTTTCAGAGCCCTGCCAGCTTAGTCACGGTTCAGAAGTTGTCCCAGCCtttggagagaaagagatggaggaagagaccGTAATGGAGCGGGAGAGAGATGACACTGAGCAAGATGATGGTGGAACTCATCTTACTGGAGCCAAACGGCAAAATCCATCTGAAAAGGCAGAAACTCCAGATGCTTGTGAGAATCTGCTGGGTGAAAATGGCGTCTCACCTGACAGTAACACCCAGTCGTTCATGTGCAATGCCTGCCTGGAAACCTTCCCCAACAAAACTGCCTTGAGTGTTCATTACAATTCTGCCTCACACATTCACAGGATGGCAACAGGCTCTGCCAAACAAGGTGCAGAAAATGATCCGCCAACTCCTGCTGTCCCCGTCTTGTCTCGACCATATATATCAAACAAACCCTACCAGTGTGCTATATGTCGAGTCTCGTACAATCATGCCATCACCCTCGAGAGCCATATGAAATCTGTTTTGCATCAGTCCCGCTGCAGGAACGCGGGAATAGTTGCACAAAGTGCGACCTCTGCAGCGGGCTGCTTGGGAGGCGGCTCGACCACGACGCAGAATACGGTTGTGTCCACGTCTGCAATCGGAACCAGCCAGTTGGATACCACTACCACTTGTGCTACTTCTGGGACATTAATGGTGGCTGCTTCAAAAGGTGGAGAGCAGGTTCAGAGTTCACAGGTGTCTCCCTCCCTACTGGCCTCCCCTGTAGCCTCCGCTCAGGCAATGTCAGCCTTCCTCACCCTTCTCACATCTAGCCCCAACACCCTCTCCCACTCCCTTCTCCCTTCCTTATTTGCGACCAGTGCTGcatctggtgctgctgtgccacAGCTCATGCCTCAGCCTCAAATGCTCATGCCATTGATCTTGAACGGACTCCAAGCCCAAACGCAGCAGCACCTAGAGAGCCCACAAGGTCAGCTCCTTACCCAGTGCGTGCCATTTGTAGGTCTCAGCACAGCCCAACAAGCCCTCTTAACCCAAAGATTATGTAGCTTACAGAGCCAGTGGCCATCGTCAGGAGTGCCCGCGATTATCCAGCCAAGTCCCGAAGAGCAAAAGCAAAATGCAAAGCTTGAGGCCGAACAAAAGACCGTGGAGGGTAAAGACGAGAAAGCCTCGGATCAGATTAAGCGCGGCGATGAGCCATCCGCTGAAGACGTTAAAGCAGAAATGCCCAAGCAAAATGGTGGCAAAGAAATGAACGAGTGCCCGAATACGGAAGGCAAATTAAAGGTTGAGAACGATGCTGACGATGGAATGGAACATAAAGACGGGGACGGCGTCGCTGGACGGTTGGACGTAGAGAATGCTAAAACATCTAGCCAGTGTCTCTCACCCGTGAGCACAGAGAGAGGCCTCCGCAACAAGACGCACTCGCCAACAACCTCTCTTCCCAGTAATTCCAGCCTCAGTCCTGTACATTTAAACCTTACACTTAGCCCCGACTCCACTCCCCAGAAATCTCAGTCGGGCACCAGCCCCTGCGAATCTCTCGGCACCCCAAAGTACAGCCCTAAATCCAATCCCTTCACCAATCACCAGACTCGATCGTGGTGCGTCACACTTGAAAACCTTCGTTCAGACCTTCCGGCCCTCTCGGTGTTTCAGTCGGAGGTCCTGTGGGCGTTCTTCGAGTCGCGTAGCGAAGCCGACGCCGCGAGTCCTCCCCGCGAGGACTGCGAGGCGCTGGGAAGAGAGGTGGGGCTCTCGGAAGAGGAGGTGCGAAAATGGCTGCGCCAGGCCAGATTTtcaaagcagaggaagagggcgGCGGATTCGGACCACCTGCAAGGTGCGACGGGATTCACCAGGCACAGTCAAAGTTCTGACAACGAATACGATGATGAGGAGCACTCGCTGATCATAGCAGAAGGCGAAGACGACGCTGAAGCTTCAGGCAGCCAGGCAATAGATTTATCAAGTACAAGAGCGAAACACAAACGGAAAGATTTAGCCAAGGGGGCTCAAGGTGattcctgtctcacctctgacTCGGAGAATGAGGTGTACACCTCTGTCATCGTTACCGACGAGGAAAGTCAGAATGGGTCCGTGAGGGAGTGTCCAGAGAGTCCTGCTAAAAGTGACGCGCAGGCGGAGGTCCAAGTGGACAAAGGCTCGGCCGGGGGAAAGGTCCTGCGCTCCACAACCGTGTTCCTCTCTGATGCCGAAGACGAgtacgaggaggacgagggcgagaggtcaaagaggaaaaaacgaAAACGAGAGCTGGAAAACGATGAGGTCGAGGTTAAAAAAGAGAGGCAGCACCCAGATGTGGACCTAGAGCTGGAGGCGCAAGGGGATCCCCCGGGTTCAGTGTTGCACGTGTTGAACCACCCCGAGCTTCCACCCGGGGCCCTCCACCCGCTGCCTTTGTCCATCACTCCCTTTTCTACTCAGTTCATCAGTCCCTATGTCCTCTCGCTTACGCCCGCTGTAGATGGGAGCAAAGTGCCCGTCTTTCCAAACCCGCCAACTATCACTCGCTTCTCTGACGCTCTTCTCTCGCactccatttcctctcttcaCCAGCCTCAGTACTTGTCCAACGGTGATGACTGTGAATCCGCTCTAGACCTGAGCATGggaaaaaacaactcaaaatctgcttcttcttcatccttgGCTGATAAAATCGCCGCGCAGAAGGGTCAGTTGCTGGACGGACTCGGCCTGAGGCCCACGTCCAAAGGCCTCGTGGTCGTCCAGGTGAAACCTGAATCTCCTATTTCCTTGACGTCTTCCAAAAGTACTTTGAATCTCATGGGCTGCAATAATGTAACAAAGTCTAATATTTACACGAAAACCCCTGAGAAAATGTGTTCCGCATTATTGGAAAGGGAGCGAGTAAAGGAAAGGGAAAAGGaacaggagcaacagcagaGGAAATCAAAAGGAAAGCGATATCGGGACATGAGGCGTTCGAGGACCATTATTCAAGCCGAACAACTCGACATTCTGTATGGCTGCTATTTTAAAGATGCAAATCCTGGTAAACACGAGTTTGAACAGATTTCTGAGTGGGTCAACCTTCCCAAAAAGGTGGTCCAAATTTGGTTCCAGAACATGAGGGCGAGGGAACGAAAAGGTGAGGTGAGGTTCATCAGCGACGGGATGCTGGCAGCTGTTGGCAAACCTCTCATTAAATTTACCTGGCCTCTCTCGAAGCCCATCTTCTCCAATAAACCGCCTCCGAACAACCCCGGGTCTGTGACTGCGACTCCAATTGTTCGCACTCTCTTAAAGATAGAAAAAGAGCCAGTAAATGAAACGGTAAAGTCCCCCGTGGTGAAAAAAGCCACCCCGGTTCCCATCAAGCCGAAAGAGGTTCTTTATCCTACCACAGCCTCCTCTGTGAGCGGCAGCACTTCTGTAGTGCCAAAGAGCAAGGTGGAGACTGCCAGCACTGTCCCTGCAGTTAAAGTGACACCCAAGGTCAATACCTCTGTACCCGTAGCAGCACCAAAGGATCCAGCCCCCGTTGCCCCGCGTTCAGACCCCAAACAGAAGccagaggaagagagcgaggaagaggagaccgATGATGAAAAAGACGACACCGAGATGGGGCCAGGACCGGGGACCACGAACCGCATGGTTCCCAAGCTGCCCACAACTCCAATTAACAACAGACCCGCTGCCACGGCAGGCATGCCACAAAAACAGAACGGGCTCAACTACTGGGCACCTAAGGTTCCAATAAAAATCAACACGCTGTCTAGAGAGCAGCTGGCTCTTCCAGCTCACATAACTCTAACTTCCCGTACAATagtcccccctcccacccctagTATTGCACCAGTCAGCCCAAATACGCCCAACTCGGCCAAAGTATCAAGCCCCTCCACCCCAGTGGTGAGTAAATCGAGCCCAACAgaaagcagcttcctgtcccaCTCATCCAGTCGTAGGCCTCGCACCCACTTGTCCTGCCTGCAGCTGTCTATTCTGCAGTCCTGTTACGAAACCTGTGCTCACCCTAATGCCATGGAGTGTGAGGCAATTGGCACTGAGCTCAACCTGCCTCTCAAGGTGGTGCAAATCTGGTTCCAAAACACCAGAGCCAAGGAAAAgcgctggaggctgcagcaagAAAAAATG TCTCCTCTGTCAGGTGGACAAGTGGACATGAGCTCAGGAGGCTACCTGCAGTACAACGCTCTCAAAGCCAATCGTCCAATTCTGCCAAAACCTGTTCAGCTGACGGTCACCGAATCTCCAGCTTCCCCGATACCCGGCCAGTCGGTGACAAAGGAGACCCTGACGGGTCATTGCAATGCTTGCAACGTCTCCTTTGAGTCCCGGGCTGCAGCCAGGGCCCACGTGTTCTCTCCACGCCATCTGGCAACCCTGAGAACCACTAACTTTGGCCAGCCACCCACGCTCACCAACAAGAACGGGGCCGGTAATGGCGGACCTGGCAGTAGCGTGGCGGGCTCCAAGGGCCCTCACTCCACTCCACTAaacagttctgctgctggatCTGGGGGGGAAACTGTTTCTGATTTGCCTGCACCAACGGCCACCAGCAAGAGTTAA
- the zfhx2 gene encoding zinc finger homeobox protein 4 isoform X1 codes for MLSAEKQKKWNKTEATKEESGETASSESNGVSEWLCPLCQKRQTCRSSLSLHLTQQHSVLPSCVDKLLDIAVLKRAASGEDKGVQMSADAELSQPKNPEDLFSEPCQLSHGSEVVPAFGEKEMEEETVMERERDDTEQDDGGTHLTGAKRQNPSEKAETPDACENLLGENGVSPDSNTQSFMCNACLETFPNKTALSVHYNSASHIHRMATGSAKQGAENDPPTPAVPVLSRPYISNKPYQCAICRVSYNHAITLESHMKSVLHQSRCRNAGIVAQSATSAAGCLGGGSTTTQNTVVSTSAIGTSQLDTTTTCATSGTLMVAASKGGEQVQSSQVSPSLLASPVASAQAMSAFLTLLTSSPNTLSHSLLPSLFATSAASGAAVPQLMPQPQMLMPLILNGLQAQTQQHLESPQGQLLTQCVPFVGLSTAQQALLTQRLCSLQSQWPSSGVPAIIQPSPEEQKQNAKLEAEQKTVEGKDEKASDQIKRGDEPSAEDVKAEMPKQNGGKEMNECPNTEGKLKVENDADDGMEHKDGDGVAGRLDVENAKTSSQCLSPVSTERGLRNKTHSPTTSLPSNSSLSPVHLNLTLSPDSTPQKSQSGTSPCESLGTPKYSPKSNPFTNHQTRSWCVTLENLRSDLPALSVFQSEVLWAFFESRSEADAASPPREDCEALGREVGLSEEEVRKWLRQARFSKQRKRAADSDHLQGATGFTRHSQSSDNEYDDEEHSLIIAEGEDDAEASGSQAIDLSSTRAKHKRKDLAKGAQGDSCLTSDSENEVYTSVIVTDEESQNGSVRECPESPAKSDAQAEVQVDKGSAGGKVLRSTTVFLSDAEDEYEEDEGERSKRKKRKRELENDEVEVKKERQHPDVDLELEAQGDPPGSVLHVLNHPELPPGALHPLPLSITPFSTQFISPYVLSLTPAVDGSKVPVFPNPPTITRFSDALLSHSISSLHQPQYLSNGDDCESALDLSMGKNNSKSASSSSLADKIAAQKGQLLDGLGLRPTSKGLVVVQVKPESPISLTSSKSTLNLMGCNNVTKSNIYTKTPEKMCSALLERERVKEREKEQEQQQRKSKGKRYRDMRRSRTIIQAEQLDILYGCYFKDANPGKHEFEQISEWVNLPKKVVQIWFQNMRARERKGEVRFISDGMLAAVGKPLIKFTWPLSKPIFSNKPPPNNPGSVTATPIVRTLLKIEKEPVNETVKSPVVKKATPVPIKPKEVLYPTTASSVSGSTSVVPKSKVETASTVPAVKVTPKVNTSVPVAAPKDPAPVAPRSDPKQKPEEESEEEETDDEKDDTEMGPGPGTTNRMVPKLPTTPINNRPAATAGMPQKQNGLNYWAPKVPIKINTLSREQLALPAHITLTSRTIVPPPTPSIAPVSPNTPNSAKVSSPSTPVVSKSSPTESSFLSHSSSRRPRTHLSCLQLSILQSCYETCAHPNAMECEAIGTELNLPLKVVQIWFQNTRAKEKRWRLQQEKMSPLSGGQVDMSSGGYLQYNALKANRPILPKPVQLTVTESPASPIPGQSVTKETLTGHCNACNVSFESRAAARAHVFSPRHLATLRTTNFGQPPTLTNKNGAGNGGPGSSVAGSKGPHSTPLNSSAAGSGGETVSDLPAPTATSKS; via the exons ATGttgtcagcagaaaaacaaaagaagtgGAACAAAACAGAGGCAACTAAG GAGGAGTCTGGAGAGACAGCGAGCAGTGAAAGCAATGGAGTGTCAGAGTGGTTGTGTCCTCTGTGCCAAAAACGACAAACGTGCAggtcttctctctctttacatTTGACTCAGCAACACAGCGTTCTCCCCTCCTGCGTCGACAAACTGCTGGACATC GCTGTTCTAAAACGAGCTGCCAGTGGAGAAGACAAAGGTGTTCAAATGTCTGCAG atGCTGAACTGTCACAACCGAAGAACCCTGAAGACCTTTTTTCAGAGCCCTGCCAGCTTAGTCACGGTTCAGAAGTTGTCCCAGCCtttggagagaaagagatggaggaagagaccGTAATGGAGCGGGAGAGAGATGACACTGAGCAAGATGATGGTGGAACTCATCTTACTGGAGCCAAACGGCAAAATCCATCTGAAAAGGCAGAAACTCCAGATGCTTGTGAGAATCTGCTGGGTGAAAATGGCGTCTCACCTGACAGTAACACCCAGTCGTTCATGTGCAATGCCTGCCTGGAAACCTTCCCCAACAAAACTGCCTTGAGTGTTCATTACAATTCTGCCTCACACATTCACAGGATGGCAACAGGCTCTGCCAAACAAGGTGCAGAAAATGATCCGCCAACTCCTGCTGTCCCCGTCTTGTCTCGACCATATATATCAAACAAACCCTACCAGTGTGCTATATGTCGAGTCTCGTACAATCATGCCATCACCCTCGAGAGCCATATGAAATCTGTTTTGCATCAGTCCCGCTGCAGGAACGCGGGAATAGTTGCACAAAGTGCGACCTCTGCAGCGGGCTGCTTGGGAGGCGGCTCGACCACGACGCAGAATACGGTTGTGTCCACGTCTGCAATCGGAACCAGCCAGTTGGATACCACTACCACTTGTGCTACTTCTGGGACATTAATGGTGGCTGCTTCAAAAGGTGGAGAGCAGGTTCAGAGTTCACAGGTGTCTCCCTCCCTACTGGCCTCCCCTGTAGCCTCCGCTCAGGCAATGTCAGCCTTCCTCACCCTTCTCACATCTAGCCCCAACACCCTCTCCCACTCCCTTCTCCCTTCCTTATTTGCGACCAGTGCTGcatctggtgctgctgtgccacAGCTCATGCCTCAGCCTCAAATGCTCATGCCATTGATCTTGAACGGACTCCAAGCCCAAACGCAGCAGCACCTAGAGAGCCCACAAGGTCAGCTCCTTACCCAGTGCGTGCCATTTGTAGGTCTCAGCACAGCCCAACAAGCCCTCTTAACCCAAAGATTATGTAGCTTACAGAGCCAGTGGCCATCGTCAGGAGTGCCCGCGATTATCCAGCCAAGTCCCGAAGAGCAAAAGCAAAATGCAAAGCTTGAGGCCGAACAAAAGACCGTGGAGGGTAAAGACGAGAAAGCCTCGGATCAGATTAAGCGCGGCGATGAGCCATCCGCTGAAGACGTTAAAGCAGAAATGCCCAAGCAAAATGGTGGCAAAGAAATGAACGAGTGCCCGAATACGGAAGGCAAATTAAAGGTTGAGAACGATGCTGACGATGGAATGGAACATAAAGACGGGGACGGCGTCGCTGGACGGTTGGACGTAGAGAATGCTAAAACATCTAGCCAGTGTCTCTCACCCGTGAGCACAGAGAGAGGCCTCCGCAACAAGACGCACTCGCCAACAACCTCTCTTCCCAGTAATTCCAGCCTCAGTCCTGTACATTTAAACCTTACACTTAGCCCCGACTCCACTCCCCAGAAATCTCAGTCGGGCACCAGCCCCTGCGAATCTCTCGGCACCCCAAAGTACAGCCCTAAATCCAATCCCTTCACCAATCACCAGACTCGATCGTGGTGCGTCACACTTGAAAACCTTCGTTCAGACCTTCCGGCCCTCTCGGTGTTTCAGTCGGAGGTCCTGTGGGCGTTCTTCGAGTCGCGTAGCGAAGCCGACGCCGCGAGTCCTCCCCGCGAGGACTGCGAGGCGCTGGGAAGAGAGGTGGGGCTCTCGGAAGAGGAGGTGCGAAAATGGCTGCGCCAGGCCAGATTTtcaaagcagaggaagagggcgGCGGATTCGGACCACCTGCAAGGTGCGACGGGATTCACCAGGCACAGTCAAAGTTCTGACAACGAATACGATGATGAGGAGCACTCGCTGATCATAGCAGAAGGCGAAGACGACGCTGAAGCTTCAGGCAGCCAGGCAATAGATTTATCAAGTACAAGAGCGAAACACAAACGGAAAGATTTAGCCAAGGGGGCTCAAGGTGattcctgtctcacctctgacTCGGAGAATGAGGTGTACACCTCTGTCATCGTTACCGACGAGGAAAGTCAGAATGGGTCCGTGAGGGAGTGTCCAGAGAGTCCTGCTAAAAGTGACGCGCAGGCGGAGGTCCAAGTGGACAAAGGCTCGGCCGGGGGAAAGGTCCTGCGCTCCACAACCGTGTTCCTCTCTGATGCCGAAGACGAgtacgaggaggacgagggcgagaggtcaaagaggaaaaaacgaAAACGAGAGCTGGAAAACGATGAGGTCGAGGTTAAAAAAGAGAGGCAGCACCCAGATGTGGACCTAGAGCTGGAGGCGCAAGGGGATCCCCCGGGTTCAGTGTTGCACGTGTTGAACCACCCCGAGCTTCCACCCGGGGCCCTCCACCCGCTGCCTTTGTCCATCACTCCCTTTTCTACTCAGTTCATCAGTCCCTATGTCCTCTCGCTTACGCCCGCTGTAGATGGGAGCAAAGTGCCCGTCTTTCCAAACCCGCCAACTATCACTCGCTTCTCTGACGCTCTTCTCTCGCactccatttcctctcttcaCCAGCCTCAGTACTTGTCCAACGGTGATGACTGTGAATCCGCTCTAGACCTGAGCATGggaaaaaacaactcaaaatctgcttcttcttcatccttgGCTGATAAAATCGCCGCGCAGAAGGGTCAGTTGCTGGACGGACTCGGCCTGAGGCCCACGTCCAAAGGCCTCGTGGTCGTCCAGGTGAAACCTGAATCTCCTATTTCCTTGACGTCTTCCAAAAGTACTTTGAATCTCATGGGCTGCAATAATGTAACAAAGTCTAATATTTACACGAAAACCCCTGAGAAAATGTGTTCCGCATTATTGGAAAGGGAGCGAGTAAAGGAAAGGGAAAAGGaacaggagcaacagcagaGGAAATCAAAAGGAAAGCGATATCGGGACATGAGGCGTTCGAGGACCATTATTCAAGCCGAACAACTCGACATTCTGTATGGCTGCTATTTTAAAGATGCAAATCCTGGTAAACACGAGTTTGAACAGATTTCTGAGTGGGTCAACCTTCCCAAAAAGGTGGTCCAAATTTGGTTCCAGAACATGAGGGCGAGGGAACGAAAAGGTGAGGTGAGGTTCATCAGCGACGGGATGCTGGCAGCTGTTGGCAAACCTCTCATTAAATTTACCTGGCCTCTCTCGAAGCCCATCTTCTCCAATAAACCGCCTCCGAACAACCCCGGGTCTGTGACTGCGACTCCAATTGTTCGCACTCTCTTAAAGATAGAAAAAGAGCCAGTAAATGAAACGGTAAAGTCCCCCGTGGTGAAAAAAGCCACCCCGGTTCCCATCAAGCCGAAAGAGGTTCTTTATCCTACCACAGCCTCCTCTGTGAGCGGCAGCACTTCTGTAGTGCCAAAGAGCAAGGTGGAGACTGCCAGCACTGTCCCTGCAGTTAAAGTGACACCCAAGGTCAATACCTCTGTACCCGTAGCAGCACCAAAGGATCCAGCCCCCGTTGCCCCGCGTTCAGACCCCAAACAGAAGccagaggaagagagcgaggaagaggagaccgATGATGAAAAAGACGACACCGAGATGGGGCCAGGACCGGGGACCACGAACCGCATGGTTCCCAAGCTGCCCACAACTCCAATTAACAACAGACCCGCTGCCACGGCAGGCATGCCACAAAAACAGAACGGGCTCAACTACTGGGCACCTAAGGTTCCAATAAAAATCAACACGCTGTCTAGAGAGCAGCTGGCTCTTCCAGCTCACATAACTCTAACTTCCCGTACAATagtcccccctcccacccctagTATTGCACCAGTCAGCCCAAATACGCCCAACTCGGCCAAAGTATCAAGCCCCTCCACCCCAGTGGTGAGTAAATCGAGCCCAACAgaaagcagcttcctgtcccaCTCATCCAGTCGTAGGCCTCGCACCCACTTGTCCTGCCTGCAGCTGTCTATTCTGCAGTCCTGTTACGAAACCTGTGCTCACCCTAATGCCATGGAGTGTGAGGCAATTGGCACTGAGCTCAACCTGCCTCTCAAGGTGGTGCAAATCTGGTTCCAAAACACCAGAGCCAAGGAAAAgcgctggaggctgcagcaagAAAAAATG TCTCCTCTGTCAGGTGGACAAGTGGACATGAGCTCAGGAGGCTACCTGCAGTACAACGCTCTCAAAGCCAATCGTCCAATTCTGCCAAAACCTGTTCAGCTGACGGTCACCGAATCTCCAGCTTCCCCGATACCCGGCCAGTCGGTGACAAAGGAGACCCTGACGGGTCATTGCAATGCTTGCAACGTCTCCTTTGAGTCCCGGGCTGCAGCCAGGGCCCACGTGTTCTCTCCACGCCATCTGGCAACCCTGAGAACCACTAACTTTGGCCAGCCACCCACGCTCACCAACAAGAACGGGGCCGGTAATGGCGGACCTGGCAGTAGCGTGGCGGGCTCCAAGGGCCCTCACTCCACTCCACTAaacagttctgctgctggatCTGGGGGGGAAACTGTTTCTGATTTGCCTGCACCAACGGCCACCAGCAAGAGTTAA